A window from Schistosoma haematobium chromosome 3, whole genome shotgun sequence encodes these proteins:
- a CDS encoding hypothetical protein (EggNog:ENOG4103544~COG:I) codes for MKYHLDSYKLTEDEKKKIEEFLSLIQNSQNSPEYHQLAFNILAARKFSVPQAMELYHNYQTFLASEQITRVDPFEEDVRRELLSGKFVILNDNDIPGVRVAQFFVRLHRKSGNHRALLHSIIFQLDAALRRETAARNGLVFIFDMTDSKYSNFDYTFSCKLFKMLRSSYPVRLRRVLILTAPLWFRAPFLLMRVFIRELFQDCVYVLRPSPGTKLEALSHPDPIILKRDHYAWLQTALLRTGWLLTEAEQAALPIGHRNQTVGAFFGPPPESTGSLSDSSDSEFREDDDSFSTNQLDDAAVDDDLISVGDLDPFSLTSSYSGEAESSDLEECTSDVIMKTFSSSNSEKMNDSNFNPNSVSNYSEACSYDHKRQTLSNSEHGGTPTPPTVAKRPQLSNTANLNYSTLISDHTNSRSSNAITSGNHVMGFNEDVSLVRIDPVTPTADNSINSPLISEAFDTKQTGFNYGNSHALNSSCSSNTSFFSTGSTGVHSTKCSPISDKLLNQLITSGLPKTTEFERRGMSKVIHEVSGLTTSKDHDLPLADAEISDSICLAPVQNKVAPLAQDEIGDRTICNNKNPVHMLPRVPAFDSRLVNTSHPSLDVIPNWAIGRPQGESIHQDHDLIYPVELSSSMNNSQTTEITPLNSSSLSYLVSSSYDKCNEWGEEAPPSSFSPLHHTANSSTVSIASPINNNHNTSCDNNRDASLSSSIERQRIYDEIDANMIEINSITSSSDGVSARNDEGVIDVVVNDDDFEPEEEMEEDDDEEEEEEEDEDDDDNLEVTQTIIMQEHWMNPNELVQHIENVGLTGLNSEYSALVQLKNEYTHIAFKHILNRSKNRYCDVICHDATRVYLQPLLLSSDISRISTSRSDEDPTVLCNAQKSLTARLHRTHSAPISAHTLVKNYIHANWVDGYRQKNAFICTQGPLSETVGDFWQMIWDYHCPIIVMITRILEAQRSKCYLYWPDVENQKLYFSSGHTGCLYAPAPSDRSNNSFSKFTSNNNVTPDFLIENIKCESNGNFAQTTLRITHLQLHEVRTVEHFAFFSWPDHGTPQTTEGLLDLLTSVQSTYLNEIEKLGYKTYENQKIPPPPVVVHCSAGIGRTGTYVTVDICTKWLADSRNTEHKINIPLTVARVRSQRFGCVQVSSQYVFCYRAIIDFAVNSGLLDSIKTQEALDLLCTESNSQTSSSSSVLPNSSFYQSTSLPRPFPGLITNYINDVASTLSSSSTFRYHRNIGSSSSATITTTTTSNNSPLVTSVSMMSSNSSSLNHHSRSPFHELLALFSPASLASIKNSIRFKKYKDDLNSSDFSTVNGVLDMDETCCLDVTTENNNQNTNTLNFIASTTIFTGNNTTTTISDNISSSLSNSRNNNDNNRSESFIVNPHFDFNISSSSSSLSTNSTTHLPISGLTDTTTTTQLINNNIESTIIVQPPFTRPMKPAIFNDDKSNLTTNNMDKCKSNNSMKKIHSPTQSSDTGNS; via the exons atgaaatatcaCTTGGACTCTTATAAACTAACGGAAGATGAGAAGAAG aaaattgaGGAATTTCTTTCACTTATTCAAAACTCTCAAAATTCTCCTGAATATCATCAGCTAGCTTTTAATATTTTAGCTGCACGCAAGTTTTCTGTCCCACAGGCTATGGAGCTGTATCATAATTATCAA ACATTTTTGGCCAGTGAACAGATTACTCGTGTTGATCCCTTCGAAGAGGATGTCAGACGTGAACTATTGTCAGGGAAATTCGTCATTCTc AATGATAATGACATACCTGGTGTTCGTGTGGCACAGTTTTTTGTCAGATTACATCGAAAATCAGGAAATCATCGGGCTTTGTTGCATAGTATCATCTTTCAGCTAGATGCTGCATTGAGAAG AGAAACAGCTGCTAGAAATGGTCTTGTATTCATTTTTGATATGACCGATTCAAAATATTCCAATTTCGATTATACATTTTCATGCAAGTTATTCAAGATGTTACGA TCCTCCTATCCTGTACGTCTCCGGCGTGTACTAATCCTAACTGCTCCTCTCTGGTTTCGTGCTCCTTTCTTATTAATGCGAGTATTTATTCGTGAATTATTTCAAGATTGTGTATATGTACTTCGTCCTTCACCGGGAACCAAATTAGAAGCACTTAGCCATCCTGATCCCATTATTTTAAAACGTGATCATTATGCTTGGCTTCAAACTGCTCTGTTAAGGACTGGATGGTTATTGACTGAAGCAGAACAG GCCGCACTTCCTATTGGTCATCGTAATCAAACAGTTGGTGCATTTTTTGGTCCACCCCCAGAATCTACCGGGTCATTATCGGATTCTAGTGATTCTGAGTTTCGTGAAGATGATGATTCTTTTTCCACTAATCAACTAGATGATGCTGCTGTCGATGATGATTTAATTAGTGTTGGTGATTTAGATCCATTTTCTTTGACTAGTTCATATTCCGGTGAAGCTGAAAGTTCAGATTTAGAAGAATGTACATCGGATGTAATAATGAAAACATTCTCATCATCTAATTCAGAAAAAATGAATGATAGT AATTTCAATCCAAATTCCGTTTCAAATTACTCGGAAGCATGTTCATATGATCATAAACGTCAAACATTATCGAATTCAGAACATGGTGGGACGCCTACTCCTCCGACAGTTGCTAAACGCCCACAACTGTCAAATACTGCGAATTTGAACTATTCCACTCTCATATCTGATCATACAAATAGTCGTTCTTCAAATGCAATCACCTCAGGGAACCATGTTATGGGTTTTAATGAAGACGTATCATTGGTACGTATTGACCCTGTAACTCCTACTGCTGATAATTCTATCAACTCACCTTTAATATCCGAAGCTTTTGATACCAAACAAACTGGTTTTAATTATGGGAATTCTCATGCACTTAACTCATCTTGTTCATCCAATACATCTTTCTTCTCGACTGGTTCTACTGGTGTACATTCTACAAAATGCAGTCCAATCAGTGATAAACTCTTAAACCAGTTAATAACATCAGGTTTACCGAAAACAACTGAATTCGAAAGACGTGGAATGTCAAAAGTTATCCATGAAGTTTCAGGTTTAACAACTTCTAAGGATCATGACTTACCTCTTGCAGATGCTGAAATTTCAGATTCTATTTGTTTAGCTCCCGTCCAAAATAAAGTTGCACCTCTTGCTCAAGATGAAATAGGAGATCGAActatttgtaataataaaaatccAGTTCATATGTTGCCAAGAGTTCCAG CGTTTGATTCCAGACTAGTTAACACTAGTCATCCGTCATTAGATGTTATCCCTAATTGGGCAATTGGTCGCCCTCAAGGGGAGTCAATTCACCAAGACCATGATTTAATATATCCTGTtgaattatcatcatcaatgaATAATAGTCAAACTACAGAAATTACTCCGTTGAATTCCTCATCATTAAGTTATTTGGTTTCTTCAAGCTATGATAAATGCAATGAATGGGGCGAAGAAGCTCCTCCTTCTTCCTTTTCTCCTCTTCATCATACCGCTAACAGTTCAACAGTGTCTATTGCTTCaccaatcaataataatcataatacatCCTGTGATAATAATCGAGATGCATCATTATCGTCATCAATAGAAAGACAAAGGATATACGATGAAATTGACGCAAATATGATTGAAATCAATAGTATAACATCTAGCAGTGATGGTGTTTCAGCTAGAAATGATGAAGGCGTAATCGATGTAGTTGTTAACGATGATGATTTCGAACCCGAAGAAGAAATGGAAGAGGATGATGATGAGGAAGAGGAGGAGGAAGAGGATGAAGATGATGACGATAACTTGGAAGTGACTCAAACAATTATTATGCAAGAACATTGGATGAATCCAAATGAACTAGTACAACACATTGAAAATGTTGGTTTGACTGGACTTAATTCAGAGTATAGTGCACTTGTTCAGTTGAAGAACGAATATACGCATATTGCTTTCAA GCATATACTTAATCGGAGTAAAAATCGTTATTGTGATGTGATTTGTCATGATGCAACTCGTGTTTATCTccaaccattattattatcgtcGGATATTTCTAGAATTTCCACTAGTCGTAGTGATGAAGATCCTACAGTATTATGTAATGCTCAGAAATCCCTTACCGCGCGTCTTCATCGTACACATTCAGCACCAATATCAGCGCATACACTAGtaaaaaattatattcatgCCAATTGGGTCGATGGTTATCGACAGAAAAATGCTTTTATCTGTACTCAGG GTCCATTATCGGAAACTGTAGGTGATTTTTGGCAGATGATTTGGGATTATCACTGTCCTATTATTGTCATGATCACAAG AATTCTTGAAGCTCAACGTTCCAAATGTTACTTATATTGGCCAGATGTGGAAAATCAAAAACTCTACTTTAGTTCTGGCCACACAGGTTGTCTCTATGCTCCTGCTCCATCTGATCGATCAAATAATAGCTTTTCGAAatttactagtaataataatgttactCCGGATTTTTTAATTGAAAATATCAAGTGTGAAAGTAATGGGAATTTTGCTCAGACAACACTACGAATAACACATTTACAG cTACACGAAGTAAGGACTGTTGAACATTTTGCTTTCTTTTCATGGCCTGATCATGGTACACCTCAAACAACTGAAGGTTTACTAGATTTACTCACTTCCGTTCAATCAACTTATTTGAATGAAATTGAAAAATTGGGCTATAAAACCTATGAAAATCAGAAAATTCCACCTCCTCCAGTCGTTGTACACTGTAGTGCAGGAATTGGTAGAACAG GTACTTATGTAACTGTGGATATATGTACAAAATGGTTAGCTGATTCACGTAATACAGAGCATAAAATCAATATTCCTCTAACAGTCGCTCGAGTACGTTCACAACGTTTCGGCTGTGTTCAAGTATCGTCACAGTATGTATTTTGTTATCGTGCAATTATTGATTTTGCAGTGAACTCCGGTTTATTGGATTCGATTAAAACTCAAGAAGCGCTAGATTTATTGTGCACTGAATCAAATTCTCAaacatcatcctcatcatcagTATTACCGAATTCATCATTTTATCAATCCACCTCATTGCCTAGACCATTTCCTGGACTGATAACAAATTATATTAATGATGTTGCTAGTACATTATCGTCCTCATCTACTTTTCGATATCACCGAAatattggtagtagtagtagtgctaCTATTACCACTACTACCACTAGTAATAATTCACCCTTAGTTACTTCTGTTTCGATGATGTCTTCAAATTCCTCATCGCTTAATCATCACAGTCGTAGTCCATTCCATGAACTATTAGCTTTATTCTCTCCTGCCAGTCTGGCATCAATTAAAAATTCAATTCGCTTTAAGAAATATAAAGATGATCTGAATAGTTCGGACTTTTCCACAGTAAACGGTGTTCTAGATATGGACGAAACTTGTTGTTTGGATGTAACTACTGAGAACAATAACCAGAACACAAATACTTTAAATTTTATAGCATCGACAACCATTTTCACTGGTAATAATACCACAACTACTATCTCTGATAATATTAGTAGTTCATTAAGTAATAGCaggaataataatgataataatcgaaGTGAATCATTTATTGTAAATCCACATTTCGATTTTAATATCTCCTCATCGTCTTCATCATTATCAACAAATAGTACTACACATTTACCCATATCCGGACTAACAgatactacaactactactcaattaataaataataacattgaaAGTACTATAATTGTCCAACCACCATTCACTCGTCCAATGAAACCGGCTATTTTCAATGATGATAAATCGAATCTGACTACTAATAATATGGACAAATGTAAGTCTAATAATAGTATGAAGAAAATTCATTCGCCTACACAATCATCGGATACTGGTAACTCTTGA